From Catharus ustulatus isolate bCatUst1 chromosome 24, bCatUst1.pri.v2, whole genome shotgun sequence, the proteins below share one genomic window:
- the LOC117006746 gene encoding uncharacterized protein LOC117006746 has product MPGGKAAEEPAGPCRCFPSSNAGGRKTVRRILMSCLVSLCSLLGAISFDLSNSLGMWKDTGRALQELSSCETLWAAHLISVLQEERHSWLFPAADTRNRSFHSHLLGNLNSTCMASEAELYCENCQCKEEKISICRFYRTDLRHKQNISGVTEARQVLSRAISELLERFWSPHEDLKAMRHNPDWADTVAFKLILQIREAVLKAQPVPAPLSLQTTLHQHFATLSYALFSSETAHKCWTDNVNLSLYFTQYEGISFFTPFLGLGDFVSLEATVRGLHYAQSCLLQEGQEKLHKKSKEILSAISLKISLLVVACLIYPIVLLSFKQMTDWIHSYASNLKEKTEDLKRERRLAEDLLHQMLPKSVAKQLRKCQKVEAENYDQVTIFFSDIVGFTGIAASCTPLQVVEMLNNLYVCFDTRIDSYDVYKESSVPAS; this is encoded by the exons ATGCCTGGAGGGAAGGCGGCAGAGGAGCCAGCAGGTCCTTGCAG gTGTTTTCCCTCCTCCAATGCTGGTGGTAGAAAAACAGTTCGAAGGATTTTGATGTCATGCCTGGTCTCCCTCTGCAGTCTCCTTGGGGCCATTTCTTTTGATTTGAGCAACAGCTTGGGAATGTGGAAAGACACAGGCAGAGCCCTTCAGGAACTTTCCTCCTGTGAAACCCTTTGGGCTGCTCACCTCatctctgtcctgcaggaagaaaggcacagctggctgttcccagcagcagaCACAAGGAATAGATCATTCCATTCTCACCTCCTGGGGAACTTAAACTCCACCTGTATGGCAAGTGAGGCAGAGCTGTACTGTGAGAATTGCCAGTGCAAGGAGGAGAAAATCTCCATTTGTAGATTTTACAGAACTGACTTGAGACACAAACAGAACATCTCAGGGGTTACTGAAGCCAGGCAGGTGCTGTCCAGAGCGATCTCTGAGCTGCTTGAGCGTTTCTGGAGCCCCCATGAGGACCTCAAAGCCATGAGACACAATCCTGACTGGGCAGACACAGTGGCTTTTAAACTTATCCTGCAAATCAGAGAAGCTGTGCTCAAagcccagccagtgccagcacctctgaGCCTTCAAACCACACTGCACCAACATTTTGCCACTCTGAGCTATGCTCTCTTCTCCTCAGAGACTGCACATAAGTGCTGGACAGATAATGTCAATTTATCCCTTTATTTCACCCAGTATGAAGGAATCTCCTTCTTTACCCCATTCCTGGGCTTGGGTGACTTTGTGTCCCTGGAAGCCACAGTGAGGGGACTGCACTATGCACAGAGCtgtctgctgcaggagggacaggaaaagTTGCAcaaaaaatccaaggaaatcCTGTCTGCAATAAGCCTGAAGATCAGTCTGCTGGTGGTGGCCTGTCTCATTTACCCCATTGTGCTGCTGTCCTTCAAGCAAATGACAGATTGGATACACAGCTATGCCAGCAACCTCAAGGAAAAGACAGAGGACTTGAAAAGGGAGAGGCGCCTAGCTGAGGACCTCTTGCACCAGATGTTGCCAAAGTCTGTGGCCAAGCAGCTAAGGAAATGCCAAAAAGTTGAGGCAGAAAACTATGATCAG GTCACAATCTTCTTCTCAGACATCGTGGGGTTCACAGGCATTGCTGCCTCCTGCACTCCCCTGCAAGTGGTTGAGATGCTCAACAATCTCTACGTCTGCTTTGACACCAGGATTGACTCTTATGATGTGTACAAG gaaagCTCAGTTCCTGCCTCTTAG
- the LOC117007032 gene encoding chymotrypsin-like elastase family member 2A — protein MLKHVQLDLGKKMQIFSQYNVSNWVLYYFISHRYFFKPTFKTHILFVCLPAFGCGVPAYPPLVSKVVGGENARPYSWPWQASLQYNSNGKWRHTCGGTLIATNWVLTAAHCISSSRTYRVFLGKYNLAAEEEGSIALSPEKIVVNENWDPQDLANGYDIALIKLSEHVTLSDQIQLACLPPAQSILSSNTACYVTGWGRLQTNGALPDDLQQGLLLVVDYATCSKPSWWGSIVKTTMVCAGGDGIISSCNGDSGGPLNCQGADGRWEVHGIVSFGSSLGCNYYHKPSVFTRVSAYNSWIEQVMANN, from the exons ATGCTAAAACACGTGCAACTTGAcctgggaaagaaaatgcagattttcagtCAGTACAATGTG AGTAACTGGGTGCTGTACTATTTCATAtctcacagatatttttttaaacccacTTTCAAAACACACATCCTATTTGTATGTCTTCCAGCATTTGGCTGTGGGGTTCCTGCCTACCCTCCTCTTGTGTCCAAAGTTGTTGGAGGGGAAAATGCAAGACCATACAGCTGGCCCTGGCAG GCCTCCCTTCAGTACAACTCCAATGGCAAGTGGCGTCACACCTGTGGGGGAACCCTCATTGCCACCAACTGGGTGCTGACAGCTGCCCACTGCATCAG CTCCTCTCGGACATATCGAGTGTTTCTTGGAAAATACAACCTAGCAGCTGAGGAAGAAGGATCAATTGCACTTTCTCCAGAAAAGATCGTCGTTAATGAGAACTGGGATCCACAGGATCTTGCAAATGG GTATGACATTGCTCTGATCAAACTCTCTGAGCACGTCACCCTGAGTGACCAGATTCAGCTGGCCTGCCTGCCCCCTGCCCAGAGCATCCTGTCCTCCAACACTGCCTGCTATGTCACTGGCTGGGGAAGGCTGCAGA CAAATGGAGCTCTTCCTGATGACCTGCAGCAAGGCCTTCTGCTGGTGGTGGATTATGCAACCTGCTCCAAACCTTCCTGGTGGGGAAGCATAGTGAAAACCACCATGGTCTGTGCTGGTGGGGATGGAATCATCTCCAGCTGCAAT GGGGACTCTGGGGGCCCACTGAACTGCCAGGGGGCTGATGGCAGGTGGGAAGTGCACGGCATCGTCAGCTTTGGCTCTTCTCTTGGCTGCAACTACTACCACAAACCCTCCGTGTTCACTCGAGTCTCTGCCTACAACAGCTGGATCGAGCAg GTTATGGCAAACAACTAA